Below is a window of Enterobacter kobei DNA.
AACGCTGGGTGGCTCGGGGCGGCAGAGAACTCCGGAGACCTGGCGGCAGTATAGGATGTTCACAAAATCATTACAATTAACCTACATATAGTTTGTCGGGTTTTATGCGGAACAGTGACCGTCATCACGATAACAACATATTTTTAAATTTTAACCATTGGATTTGACAAAAGTTAAACATTATTGTTACAAACGACAGCCGAAAAGGCATATAATTCGTAAAAGTTATGGGGTCTCTCTTTCACCTGAGATTTAGTTATGTAAGAGTGAGAAGGATTGACCGACGTTATCAGTACAGTTATTAGTGATAGACAGATTTGACAAATTCGGACTGCTAAGACCCTGATTTGCTGTTGTTTCACTGGTTTTTCAATGTTTGCCTGCCAGCGCCCATCGCTCTGTACCCTGGTACCACCTCTCTGCAGAGTGTCGTGCCAAATAACAAATTGGTAACATTGATTTTCGCTATGAATGCAAATCCGGCTTCTGAGCAGTCTTAAGCATAAGGCGCTAAGGAGACCGTAAATGGCTGATAAGAAAGCAACCATCACTTACAATAGTGAAGATGCTATTGAACTGGATGTGCTAAAAGGCACGCTCGGTCAGGATGTTATTGATATTCGTAGTCTTGGTTCGAAAGGTGTGTTTACTTTTGACCCTGGTTTCACCTCTACCGCATCTTGCGAATCCAAAATCACCTTTATCGATGGTGACGAAGGTATCCTGCTCCATCGCGGTTTCCCGATTGACCAGCTAGCCACTGAATCCAACTACCTGGAAGTGTGCTACATCCTGCTGTACGGTGAAAAACCGAGCCAGGAAGAGTACGACGATTTCAAAACTATCGTCACTCGCCACACCATGATCCACGAGCAGATCACCCGTCTGTTCCACGGTTTCCGTCGTGATTCCCACCCGATGGCAGTCCTGTGCGGCGTTACCGGCGCGCTGGCGGCCTTCTATCATGACTCGCTGGATGTGAACAATCCGCGCCACCGTGACATCGCTGCGTTCCGTCTGCTGTCCAAAATGCCGACCGTCGCCGCCATGTGTTACAAATATTCTATCGGCCAGCCGTTTGTTTATCCGCGTAACGACCTCTCCTATGCCGGTAACTTCCTGCATATGATGTTCTCCACGCCGTGCGAGCCGTACGAAGTGAATCCGGTGCTGGAACGCGCGATGGATCGTATCCTCGTGCTGCACGCCGATCATGAGCAGAACGCGTCCACCTCTACCGTCCGTACCGCAGGCTCTTCCGGCGCGAACCCGTTTGCCTGTATCGCGGCAGGTATTGCCTCCCTGTGGGGACCGGCACACGGCGGCGCGAACGAAGCTGCACTGAAAATGCTCGAAGAGATCAGCACCGTTGAGCACATTCCGGAATTCGTGCGTCGCGCCAAAGACAAGAACGATTCGTTCCGTCTGATGGGCTTCGGACATCGTGTTTACAAAAACTACGATCCGCGCGCTACCGTCATGCGTGAAACCTGCCACGAAGTGCTGAAAGAGCTGGGCACCAAAGATGATCTGCTGGAAGTGGCGATGGAGCTGGAACACATCGCGCTGAACGACCCGTACTTCATCGAGCGTAAACTCTATCCGAACGTGGACTTCTACTCCGGTATCATCCTGAAAGCGATGGGTATTCCGTCTTCCATGTTTACGGTGATCTTCGCGATGGCCCGTACCGTTGGCTGGATCGCACACTGGAACGAAATGCATGACGACGGCATTAAGATTGCCCGTCCGCGCCAGCTGTACACCGGTTACGAGCAGCGTGATTTCGAATCGGAAGTGACGAACCGCTAAGGGTTGTGGCGCCCGGCGGCGCTTTCGCTTGCCGGGCCTACGAATTCAACCTCCGGGCCGGTTCATATGTAGGCCGGGTAAGGCACAGCCGCCACCCGGCAAGCACCGTCAGAACCGTAGGCCGGGTAAGGCGCAGCCGCCACCCGGCAAGCACCGTCAGAACCGTAGGCCGGGTAAGGCGCAGCCGCCACCCGGCATTTCACGTTAAACCTGACACCCCGGACACCAGTAAAACGGCCGCGATGACAGCGTGGTCTTCTCAATGATCCCCCCACACCGCTCACATTTCTTCCCGGCCCGATGAAACACCTTAAAGCGAAACAGCGCCCCGTGATGCTTGTTCTCTTTTGCCTTGCCGCGCGTCTGGTAAGAGAGCCGCGGGATCTCCAGTAGCGCCTGCGCCAGCACGTCCAGCTGCGCGTCACTTAGCTGCACCGCTTTATGCTGCGGAGCCAGCCCGCTGTGCCAGAGGATCTCCACCCGCAGATAATTCCCAAGCCCGGCGAGAAACGCCTGGTCGAGCAGCAGGCCGGAAAACTGCCGTCGGCAGAATTTTGGCGAGCACAGTCGCGCTTTCACCTCCTCCACCGTCAGCGTCATGTCCAGCACATCAGGCCCGACACGCTGTAAAAACGGATGGCAGGCCAACTGTTCGGGGGTCAGTAGTTTAATGTCTGAGGCGCTGTAGAGCAGAATGGCGCGCGCGGCGGTCTGCAATTTCACCCGCAGAATACGCGTGGTCTGCGGTGTTTCCCCCGCCTTCACCACGCGCCAGACGCCGTACAGCTGATTGTGACTGTAAAGCGTGAGGCCACCGGAAAAATGCGTGAGCAGCGCTTTGCCCCGCGTCTCCATATGGGTGACGTGCTGGCCAATCAGATCAGCGGCATAAGGCTGCAAATGTTCAAAAGCAAACCAGGCGTCGGTCAGCGGTTGGCCGCCAATGGCCGCTTCAAGGGTGTCCGCCGCCCGGCGGATCTCCGGGCCTTCAGGCATGATGCACCGCCGATACGGTAATTTTGTGCGCATCAAACGCCTGCCGCAGGCGGCGCGCAAAGGCCAGGGCATGTTCGCCGTCGCCATGCAGACAAACGGTCTGCGCCTTCACCTGCACCCAGTTACCGTGAATACTTTTTACCCTGCCCTGCTGGATCATGGTCAGCGTCTGCGCCAGCGCCTGATCTTCATCGCTGATCAGCGCGCCGGGCTGCGAGCGAGGTACCAGACTGCCGTCGTCCTGATACCCCCGATCGGCAAATACCTCTTCCCGCGTTTGCAGGCCATAACGCCTGCCCGCATCAATAAGCTTACTGCCAGCCAGCCCGGTGAGGATCAGCGTCGGGTCCAGATCGTGCACCGCACGCGCGATGGCATCGGCCAGCACCGCATCCTGCGCCGCCTGGTTATAGAGCATCCCGTGGGGTTTAACGTGCTGTACCCGCCCGCCCTGCGCCCTGGCGATCGCCGCGAGCGCGCCGATTTGATACAGCGTCTGGGCATAGACGGTCTCTGCGGGCAGCGTCATCGCCGTGCGCCCAAAGTTTTCCCGATCCGGGAAAGCGGGATGTGCGCCGATCGCCACGCCGTTTTTCAGCGCCTCGCGCACCGCCGTTTGCATCATCTGCGCATCCCCGGCGTGAAAACCGCAGGCGATATTGGCAGAGGAGACCAGTTGCAGCAGCTCGGCGTCGCAGCCCGCGCCCTCCCCCAGATCGGCATTGAGATCAACGATCACCGCGCACCCCGTAAGCCAGCTGGTCGAGGAAAAGACGTTGTTCGCGCCGCGCCTTCAGCGCGTCTTCCAGCGTGCAGGGCACAAAATGGATCGGATCGCCAAGGCGGATCTGCGCCAGATGGTACATGTCCGCTTCGATCACGCAGCCAATGCGCGGGTAGCCGCCGGTGGTCTGGGCATCATTCATCAGCACAATCGGCTGACCGTTGTGCGGCACCTGAATCACGCCGGGGACCAGCCCGTGCGACAGCAACTCGCGTGTGTCGGTGCGGGTGAGCGGCGCGCCCTGCAAACGGTAGCCCATACGGTTACTCTGCGGACTGAGCTGCCACGGCAGACGCCAGAAGGCATCCTGGGAATTTTTATCAAAGGACTGGTATTCCGGCCCCGGCAGCACGCGAATGCGGTTGCCCCACAGTAGCTGTTTGACACCCTGTGAGCCGCTGAATGTGCGGGTCGCAGGCAGTAGCGGCAGGCTGTCGCCGTCTTTTAACGCTCGCCCCTGAAAACCGCCGATGCCGGTTTTTAAATCGGTGCTGCGCGAGCCCATCACTTCCGGCACATCGATGCCACCCGCCACGGCCAGATAGCTACGCATACCGCGCTGCGGGCTTTTCAGTATTAAACGCTGCCCCGCCGTCATTGCATGACGCCAGCCGGTCCATACCGGTTTGCCGTCAAGCTGTGCGTCGCAGCCTGCACCGGTCAGCGCAAACCAGCCGTCGTGGGTGAATTCCACTTCGCACTGCCCGAGGGTGATTTCCAGCGCCGCGGCGTCGGCATCGTTGCCCACCAGTGCATTGGCAATTTCCAGCGCTGGCGCATCCAGCGCACCGCTGTAGCTGATGCCCGACTGACGCAGCCCGGTACGCTTTCCGGCCTGTACGGAGGTAAGCATCCCCGCACGAATAATCTTCAGCATATGCCCTCCTTTTGCGGCACAAAGCGGATGGTGTCCCCCGCGCGCAGCAGAACAGGCTCGGCGTTATGCGGATCAAAAAGCGCCAGCGGCGTGCGGCCAATCAGCTGCCAGCCGCCGGGCGTCGGCAGCGGATAGATGCCGGTCTGTTCGCCGCCGATGCCCACCGATCCGGCAGGCACGCTCAGGCGCGGCTCCGCACGGCGAGGGGTGGAAAGCTGTGGCGGCAGGCTGCCCAGGTAGGGGAAGCCCGGCTGAAAACCAAGAAACCACACCTGGTACTCCACCGACGAGTGCAATTCCACCACCTGTTTTTCGCTCAAACCGCAGTGGCTGGCGACATGCGCCAGATCCGGCCCGTCTTCTTTACCGTAGATCACCGGGATCTCGATAAAGCGTGGATCCGGCTCCAGCGCCTCGCTTTCTTCCCACCAGCGCTGTAAACGCTCAATGGCATCCAGCGCGTTTCCCTGCGGATCGCGCAATACCACAGTGACATTATTCATTCCGGGAATGGCATCCACCACATCGGGGATGGTCATCGCCCGCTGAACCAGCCGCCAGATCCGTTTCTGGCTGGCCAGCGTGACCGGCGGCTCAAGCTCAAGCACGACAGCCGTTTCACCTAACAGATAACAACGCGCTCGCTGCACTTTCGTTCCTCCCATCAGGCTGGATTAGGGATATCAATAAAAGTGACGTCCAGATCGGTGTTCTCGGTCAGCCATTCACTTAACGCGCGAATACCGCCGCGCTCGGTGGCATGATGGCCTGCGGCGTAAAAATGCAGCCCCTGCTCGCGGGCGGAGTGAATGGTCTGCTCCGAGACTTCACCGGTGATAAAGGCGTCAACGCCAAAGCGCGCAGCGCTGTCGATAAAGCCCTGACCACCGCCGGTGCACCAGGCCACCCGGCGCACTTCTTCCGGCCCGTTATCGCCGCACCACAGCGGTCGACGCCCTAATCGCGCTTCGATCCACGACGCCAGCTCCGGGCCCGGCACCGGGATCGCCAGCTCGCCCCAGGGCACCAGATCGTCCACCTGCCCCATCACCGTAATGCCGAGCAGCTTCGCCAGTTGCACGTTGTTGCCCAGTTCCGGGTGCGCATCCAGCGGCAGGTGCCAGCCATACAGGTTAATGTCATTTGCCAGCAGGGTTTTCAGGCGGTTACGCTTCATGCCGCGAATGATCGGCGCTTCGTTTTTCCAGAAATAGCCGTGATGCACGATCACCGCATCTGCGCCCAGGCGCACCGCCTCATCCAGCAGTGCCTGGCTTGCGGTCACGCCGGTAACGATTTTTTGTACGGTGTCGCGCCCTTCGACCTGCAACCCGTTCGGGCCGTAATCGCTGAACGCGCCACTGTTAAGCTTGTCGTTGATCAGTTTTTCCAGTTCGCTATTTTTCATCGTGCTTCTCCTTTACGATTTTCGCGCGGCTTCGTACGCCGCAAGCGTGGCAACGCGGGCCTTTTTATGATCGACAATCGGACGCGGATAATCGAGCGTCACGCCCTGCTTGTCAGCCCAGCTCCACGGCTCGTGCAGCGCGGCGGTGGGCACCTTTGCCAGCGCCGGAATGTAGCGGCGAATAAATTCACCGCCTTTATCAAATCGCTCGCCCTGCGTCGTGGGGTTAAAAATACGGAAATACGGCGCAGAGTCATTGCCCGTGGACGCTGCCCACTGCCAGCCGCCGTTATTGGCCGCCAGATCGCCGTCAATCAACTGAGACATAAAGTACCGCTCTCCGGCGCGCCAGTCGATAAGTAAGTCCTTGACCAGGAAGCTGGCGGTGATCATGCGCAGGCGGTTGTGCATCCAGCCGGTTTCATTCATCTGACGCATGGCTGCATCGACTATCGGATAACCGGTGTTGCCCTGCTGCCACGCCTGGAGATGCGCGGCGTTATCCTGCCACTGCACGCGCCGCGTCCAGTCGATAAACGGCTGGTGCTTGCACAATTCCGGGTGGAAGGTCATCAGATGACGGTAAAACTCACGCCAGATCAGCTCGCTGAGCCAGACCGCGCCCGCACCGCCACCCAGCGCATCGGGCTGCTCTTTCAGCAGGCGATGCAGACACTGACGTGGCGACAGCGAGCCAATCGCCAGGCAGGCGGACAAACGGCTGGTGCCGTCGATAGCCGGAAAATCACGCCGCGCCTCGTACTCCCCCGCCCCCTGCTGGCAGAACTCCCGCAGCCGGGCAATAGCCGCTTTTTCGCTGGCGGGGAACAGGTCCTGATCAAAATCCTGCTGCGGATAGTTCAGCACGATGGGCGTTAAATCGTCATTTAATGCGCCGCTTTCGCGGACTTTCGGCGCGGGGACGCATTCGGGAAGATCCTCACGCAGCCGCCGTAAAAAAGCATTTTTAAAGGGCGTGAAGACTTTGTACATCTGATGATTGCCGGTGACCACGCTGCCAGGGGCGAGCATCACGCTGTCGTCGAAGCCCTGGAATACCACCTCCGGCAGCAATTTTTCCACCGCGCGATCGCGCTGACGCTCGTTAATTTCGTATTGATAATTATAAAAAAGGTGCGTGACCTGATGCGCCTCGCAGACGGCTTTCACAGCCTGCTGGCTGGCTGCAAAATCGTCCACCTCGTTGAAAATCAGCGGGATCCCCCGCTCTGCCAGCGCCTGTTGCAGATCGTTAAGCTGCGCCTGAATACAGGCCGCCTGCCGGGGTGCCATAAGGTGATTTTCCCACTGCCGTGGAGTGGCAATAAACAGCGCCAGTACCCTGGCGTGGGGATCGCGGCAGGCCGCCGCGAGCGCAAAATTATCGTTCACGCGAAGATCCGCGCGAAACCAGACCAGATGCGTGGTCATAACTCTCCTGAATTAATGTCCGTAGCGAAGACGAAGCGTTTCCGGCCAGGGATCAAAATAGCGCTGTCCCGACAGATAGGCGTCCGGGTATTCAGCCATATAATGTTTAAGCAAGGTGACCGGGGCGAGCAGTGGCTGCGTGCCCTGACGATAACGGTCAATGAGCGAGGAAAGCTCTTCGCGCTGACGCGCATTAAGCTGTTTGCGGAAATAACCCTGCACGTGCATCAGCACGTTAGTGTGGTTGCGGCGGGTGGCCTGGTGTGACAGCAGATCCATTAGCCGCAGGCGATACTCGACAAACCACGCTTCCAGCGATGCCCATTCGTGAATGGCCGCCACGAAGCGTCCCAGTTCACGGTATTTAGGCTGTGAGTGTGCCAGCAGCAGAAGCTTATAGCGGCTGTGATAGGCGATAAGCTCGCCGCGCGTCAGGCCGCGTTCGCGTACGCTGTTCAGCTCATGCAGGGCGTAAACGCGCTCGACGAAGTTTTCGCGGATCAGCGGATCGTGCAGCCGCCCGTCTTCCTCCACCGGCAGCCAGGGGAAGCGTTTCATCAGCACGTCGGTATAGATGCCGCGCCCGGCTTTACGATTAATATTGTTTTCCGCTTCGTAAACGCGCACGCGCTCCATGCCGCAGCTGGGCGATTTGGCGCAGACGATATACCCGCACAGGTGATCGAACTGGCTGACGCGTTTCTCGGCGAACGCGGTCATTTCCTGCGTCAGGTCGCCTTCGCGCTTGTCGCTAAAACGCAGCGAAATATCGCCCGTGCTGGTTTTTACCAGCCGGAGCGCGGCGCGGGGTACCGGCAGACCGATCGCCATTTCCGGGCACACCGGCTCAAATTTCATCAGCGGCGATAACTCTTCGACAGCAAACGCCAGTCGCTTATGTCCACCGTCAAAACGCACCTGTTCCCCTAACAGGCAGGCACTGATGCCAACAGGGATTTTCTCACTCATAACGACTCCTTTTAGCCCTTAAAATGAGTGTAGCCTGAGAAGCTTAAAAAATACCGTGTTAGCGAGCGCGGAACACGTGATGAACAGCTGATTGATGGTAAAAGCAGCAACCACATCGCCGGGCGAGGCGTAAATGTAGTTTTTTGGGATTCATTCAGGCCGTAGAGGTTTGATCACATAAACATTATGCGCGAAAATCAGCCGCTGAGAGATGCTTGTCAGAGACCCAACGGACCGCGAATCCCAGGGGCATAAAAAAGGCCGCACGAGGCGGCCCTGGGCGCTACTTGACCTGCGAGAGAGTGGCTGCGATAACCAAATCAGGTTGCTTATCGCCTTTTACCACCAGCACGCTGGTAACAATGAACACGATACAAAAGTAACGTTTCATCATGCGGTCCTTGCTGAAAACCGCTCCACCGTCTCACCACCGATGATCATTCGGCGGATGCAAGCACGGAATAGTGCCTGATTACGGTTGTGGATAATCCTTTCCCTGGATCGGTGCCCATTTGCGAGATGGCGGAAAGGGACGCCGAATCATAATGAATGTCACATGTACCGGTAAGGGCGTGAGTGGATTTTTAGGAATTCATTTAGACTTTGTACCTTGATCCAGTGGCCTGCATACGCAACAATCTTCGCACGGAATAGTGCTTGTACTACCCCAACGGACCGCGAATCCCAGGGGCATAAAAAAACCGCCAAATCAGATTTGGCGGTTTTTCTTTTTTTGCCACATGGGCTTGTAGTTTGCTGTGTGCAGCTTTGCTGCTTAGTAGAAATCGCAGGCGACTTTCTCGGCCTGATCCATCCACACCGGCTTATCGCTGGTTTTTGCCCAGACGCGATGCAGATAGCTGTAAAAACGTGCACGATCTTTCCAGAACAACATCACCGGTAACGCGATGATGCCTGCCGCGATGGCGAAAGCGCGGCGTGCGAAAATTACATATGCAGGATATTCCCGATATAAAGACATAAGCTTCCCCCTTTTGTTGGTCGGTAACATTCACCGTAAAAATGAATCTGCTGAACTGGTTAAAATAGTACCGTTTTGTTTGTAATTTTACTACTCATCCGACCACTAATTTTCACTTATTTAGACAATATTTACAAAGCACCTCGTAATTAAGTTACAAAATAGTTAAATAAATACTAACCCTCAGTTAAATTGTGCCATTCCTCATTTTTATACTTTTTTTACACCCGCCCGCCTGATTTTTGCGAAATCTTTGCACCGAAAATCCTACCTTCACTGCGTTAACAAAAGACACCTGGAGGTGGATTGTGAGTGCAGGCGTAATAACCGGTGTGGTACTGGTTTTCCTGTTGTTGGGCTATCTGGTTTACGCCCTGATTAACGCGGAGGCCTTCTGATGGCGGCTCAGGCGTTTTTACTGATCGCCAGCTTTATGCTGGTGCTGATGGTGCTGGCGCGACCGCTTGGCGGCCTGCTGGCAAACATGGTGCGCGGGACGCCGCTCGCGGGAACGGGCGGATTCGAAAAGGTGCTGTGGCGCGGGCTGGGCATCACGCCGTCCCCGATGAACTGGCGGCAATATCTGTTTGCTATTCTCGCGATCAACCTGTGCGGGCTGGCGCTGCTGTTCGCGATGCTGATGATGCAGGATCATCTTCCGCTGAACCCGCAGCAACTTCCCGGCCTGTCATGGCATCTGGCGTTGAATACCGCGGTAAGTTTTGTCGCCAACACTAACTGGCAGTCCTATGCCGGTGAAAGCACGCTGAGCTATTTCAGTCAGATGGTCGGCCTGACGGTGCAGAATTTCCTCTCTGCCGCCACCGGCATCGCCGTGCTGTTTGCGCTGATCCGCGCATTCGCCCAACAAAGTGTTAACACGCTGGGCAACGCCTGGGTCGATCTGACGCGCATTACCCTGTGGATCCTGCTGCCGCTCTCGCTGCTGCTGGCGCTGTTCTTCATTCAACAGGGTGTGTTGCAAAATTTCGATCACTATCAGCCATTTACGTCGCTGGAGGGCGTGAAGTCCATGCTGCCGATGGGGCCCGTCGCCTCGCAGGAAGCCATCAAACTGCTGGGCACTAACGGCGGCGGTTTCTTTAACGCTAACTCCTCGCATCCGTTTGAAAACCCCACAGCGCTGACCAATCTGGTGCAAATGCTGGCGATCTTTATTATCCCCGCCGCGCTCTGTTTCGCCTTTGGCGATGCGGTCGGTGATAAG
It encodes the following:
- a CDS encoding citrate synthase, with protein sequence MADKKATITYNSEDAIELDVLKGTLGQDVIDIRSLGSKGVFTFDPGFTSTASCESKITFIDGDEGILLHRGFPIDQLATESNYLEVCYILLYGEKPSQEEYDDFKTIVTRHTMIHEQITRLFHGFRRDSHPMAVLCGVTGALAAFYHDSLDVNNPRHRDIAAFRLLSKMPTVAAMCYKYSIGQPFVYPRNDLSYAGNFLHMMFSTPCEPYEVNPVLERAMDRILVLHADHEQNASTSTVRTAGSSGANPFACIAAGIASLWGPAHGGANEAALKMLEEISTVEHIPEFVRRAKDKNDSFRLMGFGHRVYKNYDPRATVMRETCHEVLKELGTKDDLLEVAMELEHIALNDPYFIERKLYPNVDFYSGIILKAMGIPSSMFTVIFAMARTVGWIAHWNEMHDDGIKIARPRQLYTGYEQRDFESEVTNR
- the nei gene encoding endonuclease VIII — encoded protein: MPEGPEIRRAADTLEAAIGGQPLTDAWFAFEHLQPYAADLIGQHVTHMETRGKALLTHFSGGLTLYSHNQLYGVWRVVKAGETPQTTRILRVKLQTAARAILLYSASDIKLLTPEQLACHPFLQRVGPDVLDMTLTVEEVKARLCSPKFCRRQFSGLLLDQAFLAGLGNYLRVEILWHSGLAPQHKAVQLSDAQLDVLAQALLEIPRLSYQTRGKAKENKHHGALFRFKVFHRAGKKCERCGGIIEKTTLSSRPFYWCPGCQV
- the pxpA gene encoding 5-oxoprolinase subunit PxpA: MIVDLNADLGEGAGCDAELLQLVSSANIACGFHAGDAQMMQTAVREALKNGVAIGAHPAFPDRENFGRTAMTLPAETVYAQTLYQIGALAAIARAQGGRVQHVKPHGMLYNQAAQDAVLADAIARAVHDLDPTLILTGLAGSKLIDAGRRYGLQTREEVFADRGYQDDGSLVPRSQPGALISDEDQALAQTLTMIQQGRVKSIHGNWVQVKAQTVCLHGDGEHALAFARRLRQAFDAHKITVSAVHHA
- the pxpC gene encoding 5-oxoprolinase subunit PxpC, producing the protein MLKIIRAGMLTSVQAGKRTGLRQSGISYSGALDAPALEIANALVGNDADAAALEITLGQCEVEFTHDGWFALTGAGCDAQLDGKPVWTGWRHAMTAGQRLILKSPQRGMRSYLAVAGGIDVPEVMGSRSTDLKTGIGGFQGRALKDGDSLPLLPATRTFSGSQGVKQLLWGNRIRVLPGPEYQSFDKNSQDAFWRLPWQLSPQSNRMGYRLQGAPLTRTDTRELLSHGLVPGVIQVPHNGQPIVLMNDAQTTGGYPRIGCVIEADMYHLAQIRLGDPIHFVPCTLEDALKARREQRLFLDQLAYGVRGDR
- the pxpB gene encoding 5-oxoprolinase subunit PxpB, with the translated sequence MQRARCYLLGETAVVLELEPPVTLASQKRIWRLVQRAMTIPDVVDAIPGMNNVTVVLRDPQGNALDAIERLQRWWEESEALEPDPRFIEIPVIYGKEDGPDLAHVASHCGLSEKQVVELHSSVEYQVWFLGFQPGFPYLGSLPPQLSTPRRAEPRLSVPAGSVGIGGEQTGIYPLPTPGGWQLIGRTPLALFDPHNAEPVLLRAGDTIRFVPQKEGIC
- a CDS encoding type 2 GTP cyclohydrolase I; the protein is MKNSELEKLINDKLNSGAFSDYGPNGLQVEGRDTVQKIVTGVTASQALLDEAVRLGADAVIVHHGYFWKNEAPIIRGMKRNRLKTLLANDINLYGWHLPLDAHPELGNNVQLAKLLGITVMGQVDDLVPWGELAIPVPGPELASWIEARLGRRPLWCGDNGPEEVRRVAWCTGGGQGFIDSAARFGVDAFITGEVSEQTIHSAREQGLHFYAAGHHATERGGIRALSEWLTENTDLDVTFIDIPNPA
- the phrB gene encoding deoxyribodipyrimidine photo-lyase; translation: MTTHLVWFRADLRVNDNFALAAACRDPHARVLALFIATPRQWENHLMAPRQAACIQAQLNDLQQALAERGIPLIFNEVDDFAASQQAVKAVCEAHQVTHLFYNYQYEINERQRDRAVEKLLPEVVFQGFDDSVMLAPGSVVTGNHQMYKVFTPFKNAFLRRLREDLPECVPAPKVRESGALNDDLTPIVLNYPQQDFDQDLFPASEKAAIARLREFCQQGAGEYEARRDFPAIDGTSRLSACLAIGSLSPRQCLHRLLKEQPDALGGGAGAVWLSELIWREFYRHLMTFHPELCKHQPFIDWTRRVQWQDNAAHLQAWQQGNTGYPIVDAAMRQMNETGWMHNRLRMITASFLVKDLLIDWRAGERYFMSQLIDGDLAANNGGWQWAASTGNDSAPYFRIFNPTTQGERFDKGGEFIRRYIPALAKVPTAALHEPWSWADKQGVTLDYPRPIVDHKKARVATLAAYEAARKS
- a CDS encoding YbgA family protein, with translation MSEKIPVGISACLLGEQVRFDGGHKRLAFAVEELSPLMKFEPVCPEMAIGLPVPRAALRLVKTSTGDISLRFSDKREGDLTQEMTAFAEKRVSQFDHLCGYIVCAKSPSCGMERVRVYEAENNINRKAGRGIYTDVLMKRFPWLPVEEDGRLHDPLIRENFVERVYALHELNSVRERGLTRGELIAYHSRYKLLLLAHSQPKYRELGRFVAAIHEWASLEAWFVEYRLRLMDLLSHQATRRNHTNVLMHVQGYFRKQLNARQREELSSLIDRYRQGTQPLLAPVTLLKHYMAEYPDAYLSGQRYFDPWPETLRLRYGH
- a CDS encoding DUF2517 family protein; the encoded protein is MSLYREYPAYVIFARRAFAIAAGIIALPVMLFWKDRARFYSYLHRVWAKTSDKPVWMDQAEKVACDFY
- the kdpF gene encoding K(+)-transporting ATPase subunit F, whose amino-acid sequence is MSAGVITGVVLVFLLLGYLVYALINAEAF